The following proteins come from a genomic window of Nostoc sp. ATCC 53789:
- a CDS encoding ABC transporter ATP-binding protein: protein MAKSRRIAKLSAYLRPHWREASLGILALLSVNALGVYIPWLIRAGVDKLSTTFNWNEILHYVVIIVLLSSAMWLMRMASRIWLFGVGRQVEFDLKQRIFEHLLKLEPAYFASNTAGDLINRATSDVDNIKRLLGFAVLSLANTVFAYALTLPVMLAISVDLTLASLAVYPFMLLLVSLFSDRLRKQQAAVQEQLSEISELIQEDISGIALIKIYAQEANERRAFSKKNQQLLTANLELAKLRNTLFPLIGGLANVSSLVIIWLGAARMSSGALQVGDFLALLIYVERLVFPTALLGFTITAYQRGEVSIDRLESILSVTPKIQDTAEAIHLQAAELKGEVTAKNLTYSYPGSTTPALENVNFTIAPGETVAIVGAIGSGKSTLANALPRLLDIESGQLFLDGLDITKIALADLRGAIAYVPQDSFLFSTTIKNNIRYGDPISEQEQIESVAKLAKIESEINSFPQQYETLVGERGITLSGGQRQRTALARAMLVNAPVLILDDALSSVDNQTATQILKNLSSGTERKTVIFITHQLSAAAAADRIFVMEKGKIVQIGNHLELLQQQGLYRTLWSQHQVEELLH, encoded by the coding sequence ATGGCAAAATCTCGACGAATCGCTAAACTCAGTGCTTACTTACGACCCCATTGGCGGGAAGCGTCATTAGGCATTCTCGCTTTGTTGTCTGTCAATGCACTGGGCGTTTATATCCCTTGGTTGATTCGTGCTGGTGTTGATAAACTCTCAACAACTTTCAACTGGAACGAAATACTACATTATGTAGTAATAATTGTCTTGCTCAGTTCGGCGATGTGGCTAATGCGGATGGCATCACGCATTTGGCTATTTGGGGTGGGTCGTCAGGTGGAATTTGACCTGAAACAACGGATTTTTGAACACTTGCTCAAGCTGGAGCCGGCTTATTTTGCCAGTAATACTGCTGGCGATTTAATTAATCGGGCTACTAGTGATGTGGACAATATCAAACGTTTATTGGGTTTTGCCGTTTTGAGTTTGGCAAATACAGTGTTTGCCTACGCCCTGACACTGCCAGTAATGCTGGCGATTAGTGTGGATCTGACGCTAGCGTCTCTGGCAGTTTACCCTTTTATGCTCTTGTTGGTGAGTCTGTTTAGCGATCGCTTACGCAAACAGCAAGCAGCAGTCCAAGAGCAACTCTCTGAAATCAGCGAACTCATCCAGGAGGATATTAGTGGCATTGCCTTAATTAAAATCTATGCCCAAGAAGCAAATGAGCGTCGAGCCTTCTCCAAAAAAAATCAGCAGCTATTGACTGCTAACCTGGAACTAGCAAAACTCCGAAATACCCTGTTTCCGCTAATTGGTGGGCTAGCTAATGTCAGTTCGCTGGTAATTATCTGGCTAGGGGCAGCGCGGATGTCTTCTGGGGCACTTCAGGTTGGCGACTTTTTAGCCTTGTTAATTTATGTAGAGCGTCTAGTTTTCCCCACAGCCCTTTTAGGATTCACAATTACTGCCTATCAACGGGGTGAAGTTAGTATAGATCGCCTGGAATCTATTCTCTCTGTCACACCGAAAATTCAAGACACAGCTGAGGCCATACACCTACAAGCAGCTGAACTTAAAGGGGAAGTGACAGCGAAAAATCTCACTTACAGTTACCCTGGTTCGACTACTCCAGCTTTAGAAAACGTTAATTTTACTATTGCTCCTGGAGAAACCGTGGCCATTGTTGGGGCAATTGGTTCGGGAAAATCCACTTTGGCGAATGCTTTACCGCGCTTGTTGGATATTGAATCAGGACAATTGTTTTTAGATGGGCTGGATATTACTAAAATAGCTTTGGCAGATTTACGAGGTGCGATCGCTTACGTTCCTCAAGATAGTTTTCTATTTAGCACTACAATCAAAAATAATATCCGCTATGGCGATCCAATTAGCGAACAAGAGCAGATAGAATCTGTTGCTAAACTTGCCAAAATTGAATCAGAAATTAATAGTTTTCCTCAGCAATATGAAACTCTTGTTGGTGAACGCGGTATCACTCTTTCTGGTGGTCAACGGCAACGTACTGCCTTAGCTAGAGCGATGCTGGTCAATGCGCCAGTGTTAATTTTGGATGATGCTCTCTCTAGTGTGGATAATCAAACAGCCACGCAAATCCTCAAAAATCTCTCCAGTGGTACTGAACGCAAAACAGTAATTTTCATTACCCATCAATTATCTGCGGCGGCTGCGGCTGACAGGATTTTTGTGATGGAAAAGGGAAAAATTGTTCAAATAGGCAATCACTTAGAACTATTGCAACAACAGGGTTTATACAGAACTTTGTGGAGCCAGCATCAAGTTGAGGAATTACTGCATTAA
- a CDS encoding endonuclease, which produces MKLIKLLLFSIVLIFFAWISPLHASPIAQLPTPSLPVAQRETTFLKNSQDVLTVATFNVENLDPKDRRFDDIAKIIQSNLNAPDVISLIEVQDNNGPTNDDVVNANETYQKLIAALENIGSPKYNFVDIAPSDDQDGGEPGGNIRVGLLFRPSRITLAKLPKKGGSLDTVAITKGTNGLDLSLNPGRIDPTNSAFEDSRKPLVAEFIFNEQKLFIIANHFVSKLGGSPGDVQRVKQAEIVNKFVGQILEVDPQAKVIVLGDLNDLPDSLPLKTLKGNILENLTDRLPASDRFTFKFRGKPQLIDHLLVSENLSGFAQPKIDIVHVNVGFSQPVSDHDPVIAAFTLPTSQSTSDTIPPVVQPTPTPVNDSAIILPQLSKVALVEELAKKYTPSKTLNYDRARDEMFGIIDNQAGIVTDIYASYQIRLNGNGDPSQEADKLGLNTEHVWPQSKGADNGNARSDLHHLFPARENINSERGNKPFDDIADTSTKKWYRNDTVQSTIPSRAIDEFSESSSAKFEPREKVKGDIARAIFYFYTIYRNQAEKVDRNYFQNQRQTLCKWNRQDPPDITEIERSHAIAKFQGNDNPFVLDVTLAERAYCNP; this is translated from the coding sequence ATGAAACTCATCAAATTGTTACTATTTAGTATTGTTCTCATCTTCTTTGCATGGATTAGTCCACTGCACGCTAGTCCAATAGCACAATTGCCAACTCCTTCACTTCCAGTTGCCCAACGAGAAACAACATTTCTGAAAAATTCCCAGGATGTATTGACTGTTGCAACTTTTAACGTCGAGAATTTAGACCCAAAAGATCGACGTTTTGATGATATTGCCAAAATTATTCAGAGTAATTTGAACGCCCCAGATGTCATCAGTTTGATTGAAGTTCAGGATAACAACGGGCCAACCAATGATGATGTTGTGAATGCAAACGAGACTTACCAAAAACTGATTGCTGCGCTCGAAAATATCGGTAGTCCGAAATACAATTTTGTGGATATTGCACCCAGTGACGATCAAGATGGTGGAGAACCTGGAGGTAATATCCGTGTCGGTTTATTATTTCGGCCCAGTCGGATAACTCTAGCAAAACTGCCCAAAAAAGGCGGTTCATTAGATACTGTGGCTATTACTAAAGGTACAAATGGTCTTGACCTTTCACTAAACCCAGGTCGAATTGATCCTACAAATAGTGCTTTCGAGGACAGCCGTAAGCCACTCGTAGCAGAATTTATATTTAACGAGCAAAAGCTGTTTATCATTGCTAATCACTTTGTTTCTAAGCTGGGAGGTTCTCCTGGCGATGTTCAACGAGTCAAGCAAGCCGAAATCGTTAATAAATTCGTAGGGCAAATATTAGAAGTTGACCCGCAAGCAAAAGTAATCGTACTGGGTGACTTAAATGATTTACCCGATTCCTTACCTCTGAAAACTTTAAAGGGTAATATTCTTGAGAATCTGACGGATCGTTTACCTGCTAGCGATCGCTTTACTTTCAAATTTCGGGGAAAACCTCAACTTATTGATCATTTGTTGGTCAGTGAAAACCTTTCCGGTTTTGCTCAACCAAAAATTGACATTGTGCATGTCAATGTCGGCTTTAGTCAGCCTGTCAGCGACCACGATCCTGTGATTGCAGCGTTTACATTACCTACTAGCCAGTCCACCTCTGACACTATTCCTCCTGTTGTTCAACCTACTCCCACTCCCGTAAATGATTCGGCAATTATATTGCCTCAATTATCCAAAGTCGCTCTAGTTGAAGAACTTGCTAAGAAGTATACGCCTAGCAAAACTTTGAACTACGATCGCGCCAGAGACGAAATGTTTGGCATTATTGACAACCAAGCGGGTATTGTGACAGATATCTATGCCAGTTACCAAATTCGTCTAAATGGTAATGGCGATCCTAGTCAGGAAGCTGACAAATTAGGGCTGAATACTGAACACGTTTGGCCACAAAGTAAAGGGGCTGACAACGGTAATGCTCGAAGTGACCTTCACCATTTATTTCCTGCACGAGAAAATATTAATAGTGAGCGAGGAAATAAACCCTTCGACGATATAGCCGACACCAGTACTAAAAAATGGTATCGAAATGATACTGTTCAATCTACAATTCCTAGTAGAGCAATTGACGAGTTTAGCGAATCATCATCTGCTAAATTTGAGCCTAGAGAAAAAGTAAAAGGGGATATAGCTAGGGCAATTTTCTACTTTTACACTATCTATCGGAATCAGGCTGAGAAGGTAGACCGAAATTACTTTCAGAATCAGCGTCAGACTCTGTGTAAATGGAATCGCCAAGACCCACCTGATATTACTGAAATAGAACGCAGTCACGCGATCGCCAAATTTCAAGGTAATGATAATCCATTCGTGCTAGATGTCACATTAGCAGAACGGGCATACTGTAATCCCTAA